A window of the Canis lupus baileyi chromosome 8, mCanLup2.hap1, whole genome shotgun sequence genome harbors these coding sequences:
- the TEDC2 gene encoding tubulin epsilon and delta complex protein 2 isoform X3 translates to MLPAGCSRRLVAELRDALDACAERQRRLERSLRACRRLLRPWEAAELPAAEPTPAPETQEEAPSPACTPSPQDLKELELLTQTLEKAVRVRKSVSKAAERHKALSLKSGSTAASAPSRVSGQAGRRASETKPLRCIHQTGVPAEGLPECRLLSAGDRTCKGKGARATKPGPGLRDQLPLAAPPAPEVFTLKEKGVLLKLPTAYRKAASQNSRLWTQLSSTQTSDSVDAATNAKTQFLQKMKMASGWPGSGLSAAEVEAEVGLLWKACSLLRQRMEEELLAEMVGQQLGPWPEERCPRASGSCEGRTDPTWSSQLLLYSSTAELQTLAALRLRVAMLEQQIHLEKVLMAELLPLVSTPEAQGPPPLALCRAVHSLLCEGGERFLTILRDEPAS, encoded by the exons ATGCTGCCCGCGGGCTGCTCGCGCCG GCTGGTGGCCGAGCTGCGGGATGCCCTGGACGCCTGCGCTGAGCGACAGCGGCGGCTGGAGCGGAGTCTGCGCGCGTGCCGCCGGCTGCTGCGGCCCTG GGAAGCGGCCGAACTTCCGGCTGCGGAGCCAACCCCGGCACCGGAAACTCAGGAAGAGGCCCCGTCTCCGG CATGCACGCCTAGCCCTCAAGACCTCAAGGAATTGGAGCTTCTGACCCAGACACTGGAGAAAGCTGTACGGGTGAGGAAAAGCGTGTCTAAGGCTGCAGAAAGACACAAGGCCCTCAGCCTGAAGTCTGGGTCCACCGCAGCCTCTGCCCCATCCCGGGTCTCAGGCCAGGCTGGCAGGCGAGCCTCAGAGACAAAACCACTCAGGTGCATCCATCAGACCGGGGTACCTGCCGAGGGCCTCCCCGAGTGCAGGCTTCTGTCAGCGGGGGATCGCACCTGCAAGGGGAAGGGAGCCCGAGCCACCAAGCCTGGACCAGGCCTCAGGGACCAACTTCCACTGGCTGCTCCTCCGGCCCCGGAAGTTTTCACATTGAAGGAAAAAGG GGTCCTGCTGAAGTTACCCACGGCCTACAGGAAAGCAGCCTCCCAGAACTCCCG CCTGTGGACCCAGCTCAGCTCTACGCAGACCAGTGACTCCGTGGATGCTGCTACCAACGCCAAAACCCAGTTCCTCCAGAAAATGAAGATGGCT TCAGGCTGgcctggctctgggctcagtgctgCAGAGGTGGAGGCGGAGGTGGGGCTCCTATGGAAGGCCTGCTCGCTGCTGAGACAGCGAATGGAGGAAGAGCTCTTGGCAG AAATGGTGGGACAGCAGTTGGGGCCATGGCCTGAGGAGAGATGCCCCAGAGCCTCAGGGTCCTGTGAAGGAAGAACAGACCCTACCTGGAGCTCGCAGCTGCTTCTGTACTCCAGCACCGCGGAGCTGCAGACCCTGGCGGCCCTCAGGCTGCGAGTGGCCATGCTGGAGCAGCAGATCCACCTGGAAAAG GTCCTGATGGCCGAACTCCTCCCGCTGGTGAGCACACCGGAGGCACAGGGGCCGCCCCCACTGGCGCTCTGCCGAGCCGTGCATAGCCTGCTCTGTGAGGGAGGTGAGCGCTTCCTCACCATCCTTCGAGACGAACCTGCCAGCTGA
- the TEDC2 gene encoding tubulin epsilon and delta complex protein 2 isoform X1, which produces MLPAGCSRRLVAELRDALDACAERQRRLERSLRACRRLLRPWEAAELPAAEPTPAPETQEEAPSPACTPSPQDLKELELLTQTLEKAVRVRKSVSKAAERHKALSLKSGSTAASAPSRVSGQAGRRASETKPLRCIHQTGVPAEGLPECRLLSAGDRTCKGKGARATKPGPGLRDQLPLAAPPAPEVFTLKEKGVLLKLPTAYRKAASQNSRLWTQLSSTQTSDSVDAATNAKTQFLQKMKMASGWPGSGLSAAEVEAEVGLLWKACSLLRQRMEEELLADCADWVQEYHCLLTLEGLQAITGQCLHRLQELRAEMVGQQLGPWPEERCPRASGSCEGRTDPTWSSQLLLYSSTAELQTLAALRLRVAMLEQQIHLEKVLMAELLPLVSTPEAQGPPPLALCRAVHSLLCEGGERFLTILRDEPAS; this is translated from the exons ATGCTGCCCGCGGGCTGCTCGCGCCG GCTGGTGGCCGAGCTGCGGGATGCCCTGGACGCCTGCGCTGAGCGACAGCGGCGGCTGGAGCGGAGTCTGCGCGCGTGCCGCCGGCTGCTGCGGCCCTG GGAAGCGGCCGAACTTCCGGCTGCGGAGCCAACCCCGGCACCGGAAACTCAGGAAGAGGCCCCGTCTCCGG CATGCACGCCTAGCCCTCAAGACCTCAAGGAATTGGAGCTTCTGACCCAGACACTGGAGAAAGCTGTACGGGTGAGGAAAAGCGTGTCTAAGGCTGCAGAAAGACACAAGGCCCTCAGCCTGAAGTCTGGGTCCACCGCAGCCTCTGCCCCATCCCGGGTCTCAGGCCAGGCTGGCAGGCGAGCCTCAGAGACAAAACCACTCAGGTGCATCCATCAGACCGGGGTACCTGCCGAGGGCCTCCCCGAGTGCAGGCTTCTGTCAGCGGGGGATCGCACCTGCAAGGGGAAGGGAGCCCGAGCCACCAAGCCTGGACCAGGCCTCAGGGACCAACTTCCACTGGCTGCTCCTCCGGCCCCGGAAGTTTTCACATTGAAGGAAAAAGG GGTCCTGCTGAAGTTACCCACGGCCTACAGGAAAGCAGCCTCCCAGAACTCCCG CCTGTGGACCCAGCTCAGCTCTACGCAGACCAGTGACTCCGTGGATGCTGCTACCAACGCCAAAACCCAGTTCCTCCAGAAAATGAAGATGGCT TCAGGCTGgcctggctctgggctcagtgctgCAGAGGTGGAGGCGGAGGTGGGGCTCCTATGGAAGGCCTGCTCGCTGCTGAGACAGCGAATGGAGGAAGAGCTCTTGGCAG ACTGTGCTGACTGGGTGCAGGAGTACCACTGCCTGCTTACCCTGGAGGGGCTGCAGGCCATCACGGGGCAGTGTCTCCACAGACTGCAGGAGCTGCGTGCTG AAATGGTGGGACAGCAGTTGGGGCCATGGCCTGAGGAGAGATGCCCCAGAGCCTCAGGGTCCTGTGAAGGAAGAACAGACCCTACCTGGAGCTCGCAGCTGCTTCTGTACTCCAGCACCGCGGAGCTGCAGACCCTGGCGGCCCTCAGGCTGCGAGTGGCCATGCTGGAGCAGCAGATCCACCTGGAAAAG GTCCTGATGGCCGAACTCCTCCCGCTGGTGAGCACACCGGAGGCACAGGGGCCGCCCCCACTGGCGCTCTGCCGAGCCGTGCATAGCCTGCTCTGTGAGGGAGGTGAGCGCTTCCTCACCATCCTTCGAGACGAACCTGCCAGCTGA
- the TEDC2 gene encoding tubulin epsilon and delta complex protein 2 isoform X2, with protein sequence MLPAGCSRREAAELPAAEPTPAPETQEEAPSPACTPSPQDLKELELLTQTLEKAVRVRKSVSKAAERHKALSLKSGSTAASAPSRVSGQAGRRASETKPLRCIHQTGVPAEGLPECRLLSAGDRTCKGKGARATKPGPGLRDQLPLAAPPAPEVFTLKEKGVLLKLPTAYRKAASQNSRLWTQLSSTQTSDSVDAATNAKTQFLQKMKMASGWPGSGLSAAEVEAEVGLLWKACSLLRQRMEEELLADCADWVQEYHCLLTLEGLQAITGQCLHRLQELRAEMVGQQLGPWPEERCPRASGSCEGRTDPTWSSQLLLYSSTAELQTLAALRLRVAMLEQQIHLEKVLMAELLPLVSTPEAQGPPPLALCRAVHSLLCEGGERFLTILRDEPAS encoded by the exons ATGCTGCCCGCGGGCTGCTCGCGCCG GGAAGCGGCCGAACTTCCGGCTGCGGAGCCAACCCCGGCACCGGAAACTCAGGAAGAGGCCCCGTCTCCGG CATGCACGCCTAGCCCTCAAGACCTCAAGGAATTGGAGCTTCTGACCCAGACACTGGAGAAAGCTGTACGGGTGAGGAAAAGCGTGTCTAAGGCTGCAGAAAGACACAAGGCCCTCAGCCTGAAGTCTGGGTCCACCGCAGCCTCTGCCCCATCCCGGGTCTCAGGCCAGGCTGGCAGGCGAGCCTCAGAGACAAAACCACTCAGGTGCATCCATCAGACCGGGGTACCTGCCGAGGGCCTCCCCGAGTGCAGGCTTCTGTCAGCGGGGGATCGCACCTGCAAGGGGAAGGGAGCCCGAGCCACCAAGCCTGGACCAGGCCTCAGGGACCAACTTCCACTGGCTGCTCCTCCGGCCCCGGAAGTTTTCACATTGAAGGAAAAAGG GGTCCTGCTGAAGTTACCCACGGCCTACAGGAAAGCAGCCTCCCAGAACTCCCG CCTGTGGACCCAGCTCAGCTCTACGCAGACCAGTGACTCCGTGGATGCTGCTACCAACGCCAAAACCCAGTTCCTCCAGAAAATGAAGATGGCT TCAGGCTGgcctggctctgggctcagtgctgCAGAGGTGGAGGCGGAGGTGGGGCTCCTATGGAAGGCCTGCTCGCTGCTGAGACAGCGAATGGAGGAAGAGCTCTTGGCAG ACTGTGCTGACTGGGTGCAGGAGTACCACTGCCTGCTTACCCTGGAGGGGCTGCAGGCCATCACGGGGCAGTGTCTCCACAGACTGCAGGAGCTGCGTGCTG AAATGGTGGGACAGCAGTTGGGGCCATGGCCTGAGGAGAGATGCCCCAGAGCCTCAGGGTCCTGTGAAGGAAGAACAGACCCTACCTGGAGCTCGCAGCTGCTTCTGTACTCCAGCACCGCGGAGCTGCAGACCCTGGCGGCCCTCAGGCTGCGAGTGGCCATGCTGGAGCAGCAGATCCACCTGGAAAAG GTCCTGATGGCCGAACTCCTCCCGCTGGTGAGCACACCGGAGGCACAGGGGCCGCCCCCACTGGCGCTCTGCCGAGCCGTGCATAGCCTGCTCTGTGAGGGAGGTGAGCGCTTCCTCACCATCCTTCGAGACGAACCTGCCAGCTGA